One stretch of Streptomyces sp. NBC_00443 DNA includes these proteins:
- a CDS encoding lysophospholipid acyltransferase family protein has protein sequence MSTPSLGAVGIPTATAAKAQATGAPAARAHPVEVATLWRPSAPCTPQGCVDATGPARAVPLAALRIAAVLLLLITGFLLSPLGGRIPGGLVRRWSRWVVRAAGVRVRIDGGAAPDGGLLLVANHVSWLDIPLLAAVRPARMLAKSEIRDWPVAGWMTARSGALFIDRDRIRALPETVARIAEALRAGEAVAVFPEGSTWCGRAQGHFRRAAFQAALDAGVPVQPVRLRYRVAQGAPSTAAAFVGADSLLTSVWRVVRARELVAEADVREPIAPGSRPDRRSLARAAEVSALLGAHQVRVPRPSRTVALPAKGGIQAVPAAVAEAAPSAPSPEPLTA, from the coding sequence ATGAGCACCCCCTCCCTCGGTGCCGTCGGGATCCCCACGGCGACCGCCGCCAAGGCCCAGGCGACCGGCGCACCGGCCGCACGGGCCCACCCCGTCGAGGTGGCGACCCTCTGGCGGCCCAGCGCCCCCTGCACCCCGCAGGGGTGCGTGGACGCGACAGGACCGGCCAGGGCCGTACCCCTGGCCGCCCTGCGGATCGCGGCGGTCCTGCTCCTGCTGATCACCGGGTTCCTGCTCAGCCCGCTCGGCGGGCGGATACCCGGCGGACTGGTCCGGCGCTGGTCCCGCTGGGTCGTACGGGCCGCCGGCGTCCGGGTACGGATCGACGGCGGCGCCGCGCCCGACGGCGGACTGCTGCTGGTCGCCAACCACGTCTCCTGGCTGGACATCCCGCTGCTCGCCGCCGTCCGTCCGGCCCGGATGCTCGCCAAGTCGGAGATCCGGGACTGGCCGGTGGCGGGGTGGATGACCGCCCGCAGCGGTGCCCTGTTCATCGACCGGGACCGGATCCGCGCCCTGCCCGAGACGGTGGCCCGGATCGCCGAGGCGTTGCGGGCAGGCGAGGCGGTCGCCGTCTTCCCCGAGGGCAGTACGTGGTGCGGACGGGCCCAGGGCCACTTCCGCCGGGCCGCGTTCCAGGCCGCCCTCGACGCGGGCGTCCCGGTCCAGCCGGTCCGCCTGCGCTACCGGGTGGCCCAGGGCGCGCCCAGCACGGCGGCCGCCTTCGTCGGCGCGGACTCGCTGCTCACCTCGGTGTGGCGGGTGGTGAGGGCACGCGAGCTGGTCGCGGAGGCGGACGTGCGGGAGCCGATAGCGCCGGGCAGCCGTCCCGACCGCCGGTCCCTGGCCCGCGCGGCCGAGGTGTCCGCGCTGCTGGGGGCCCATCAGGTCCGGGTCCCCCGGCCGTCACGCACCGTGGCGCTCCCGGCGAAGGGCGGAATCCAAGCCGTACCCGCCGCCGTCGCCGAAGCGGCGCCGTCCGCCCCGTCGCCCGAGCCCCTTACGGCATGA
- a CDS encoding GNAT family N-acetyltransferase, translating to MTGVLTVDRPPQPTAPTRYTVGLARNEEDVRAAQRLRHDVFAGEMGAQLTTPQPGHDIDAFDAYCDHLLVREEVSGQVVGTYRLLPPERAAVAGRLYSEGEFDLSRIDGLRPNLVEVGRSCVHPDHRDGAVISLIWAGIARYMVDRGHEWLAGCCSIPLADGGKLAAATWDRVQAKHLAPEEYRVRPLRPWQPTEPAPAARMELPALLRGYIRLGAWVCGEAAHDPEFGVADMYVLLSMRRVNSRYLRHFLSLVPA from the coding sequence ATGACCGGCGTACTGACCGTCGACCGTCCCCCGCAGCCCACGGCACCCACCCGCTACACCGTCGGCCTCGCCCGCAACGAGGAGGACGTGCGCGCCGCCCAGCGGCTGCGGCACGACGTCTTCGCCGGTGAGATGGGAGCCCAGCTGACCACCCCGCAGCCGGGTCACGATATCGACGCCTTCGACGCGTACTGCGACCACCTGCTCGTCCGTGAGGAGGTGTCCGGCCAGGTCGTCGGCACCTACCGGCTGCTCCCGCCGGAGCGGGCCGCGGTCGCGGGCCGGCTGTACTCCGAGGGCGAGTTCGACCTCAGCCGCATCGACGGCCTGCGCCCCAACCTGGTCGAGGTCGGCCGCTCCTGCGTGCACCCCGACCACCGCGACGGCGCAGTCATCAGCCTCATCTGGGCCGGCATCGCCCGCTACATGGTCGACCGCGGCCACGAGTGGCTGGCCGGCTGCTGCTCGATCCCGCTGGCCGACGGCGGCAAGCTCGCCGCGGCCACCTGGGACCGGGTGCAGGCCAAGCATCTGGCCCCGGAGGAGTACCGGGTCCGCCCGCTGCGGCCCTGGCAGCCCACCGAGCCCGCCCCCGCCGCCCGCATGGAACTCCCGGCCCTCCTGCGCGGCTACATCCGCCTCGGCGCATGGGTCTGCGGCGAGGCCGCGCACGACCCGGAGTTCGGGGTCGCCGACATGTACGTGCTGCTGTCGATGCGCCGGGTCAACTCGCGCTACCTGCGGCACTTCCTCTCCCTCGTCCCGGCGTGA
- a CDS encoding succinate dehydrogenase/fumarate reductase iron-sulfur subunit, producing MKLTLRVWRQRNADADGAMSTYDVDGISSDMSFLEMLDTLNEELILRGEDPVAFDHDCREGICGACSLVINGDAHGPERTTTCQLHMRSFKDGDTIDIEPWRASAFPVIKDLVVDRSAFDRIIQAGGYVTAPTGAAPEAHATPVPKPDADLAFEHAECIGCGACVAACPNGAAMLFTSAKVNHLNVLPQGAPERESRVLDMVTQMDDEGFGGCTLTGECATACPKGIPLMSITSMNKEWLRATRKVKR from the coding sequence ATGAAGCTCACCCTGCGCGTCTGGCGGCAGCGCAACGCCGACGCCGACGGCGCCATGTCCACGTACGACGTGGACGGCATCTCCTCCGACATGTCCTTCCTGGAGATGCTCGACACCCTCAACGAGGAGCTCATCCTCCGCGGTGAGGACCCGGTCGCCTTCGACCACGACTGCCGCGAGGGCATCTGCGGCGCCTGCTCGCTCGTCATCAACGGTGACGCGCACGGCCCCGAGCGGACCACCACCTGCCAGCTGCACATGCGGTCCTTCAAGGACGGCGACACGATCGACATCGAGCCGTGGCGGGCGTCGGCGTTCCCGGTCATCAAGGACCTGGTCGTCGACCGGTCGGCGTTCGACCGGATCATCCAGGCGGGTGGGTACGTCACCGCCCCGACGGGTGCCGCGCCGGAAGCCCACGCCACACCCGTGCCGAAACCGGACGCCGACCTCGCCTTCGAGCACGCCGAGTGCATCGGCTGCGGGGCGTGTGTGGCCGCGTGTCCGAACGGGGCGGCGATGCTGTTCACCTCCGCCAAGGTCAACCACCTGAACGTGCTGCCGCAGGGGGCTCCCGAGCGCGAGAGCCGGGTCCTGGACATGGTGACGCAGATGGACGACGAGGGCTTCGGCGGGTGCACGCTCACCGGAGAGTGTGCCACCGCCTGCCCCAAGGGCATCCCGCTGATGTCCATCACGAGCATGAACAAGGAGTGGCTGCGGGCCACGCGGAAGGTGAAGCGGTAG
- a CDS encoding fumarate reductase/succinate dehydrogenase flavoprotein subunit produces MSTYAEYTTGEPVVDSKAPAGPVGERWDKRRFEARLVNPANRRKHTVIVVGTGLAGGSAGATLAEQGYHVVQFCYQDSPRRAHSIAAQGGINAAKNYRNDGDSVHRLFYDTVKGGDFRARESNVHRLAQISVEIIDQCVAQGVPFAREYGGLLDTRSFGGVQVSRTFYARGQTGQQLLLGAYQALSRQIAAGNVEMHPRTEMLDLIVVDGKARGIVARDLITGRIDTYFADAVVLASGGYGNVFYLSTNAMNSNATAIWRAHRRGAYFANPCFTQIHPTCIPRTGDHQSKLTLMSESLRNDGRIWVPKAKGDDRPANKIPEDERDYYLERIYPSFGNLVPRDIASRAAKNVCDEGRGVGPGGQGVYLDFADAVERMGRKAVEAKYGNLFDMYQRITDEDPYRVPMRIYPAVHYTMGGLWVDYDLQTTVPGLFAIGEANFSDHGANRLGASALMQGLADGYFVLPATINDYLARNPHHEAVTDEHPVVQEVLAETQDRLNLLLAVDGDRTPDSFHRELGELMWEFCGMARTDSGLRKALERIPQIREEFWRRIKVPGTGEEFNQSLEKANRVVDYLELAELMCLDALDRSESCGGHFREESQTPDGEAARKDDEFAYAAAWEFTDTGTAPVLHKEDLVFEYVHPTQRSYA; encoded by the coding sequence ATGTCTACCTACGCCGAGTACACGACCGGCGAACCGGTCGTCGACAGCAAAGCCCCCGCCGGGCCCGTGGGCGAGCGCTGGGACAAGCGCCGCTTCGAGGCCAGGCTGGTCAACCCCGCCAACCGGCGCAAGCACACGGTGATCGTGGTGGGGACGGGCCTGGCCGGCGGTTCAGCGGGCGCCACCCTCGCCGAACAGGGCTACCACGTCGTCCAGTTCTGCTACCAGGACTCCCCGCGCCGCGCCCACTCCATCGCCGCGCAGGGCGGCATCAACGCCGCGAAGAACTACCGCAACGACGGCGACTCCGTCCACCGCCTCTTCTATGACACGGTGAAGGGCGGCGACTTCCGCGCACGGGAGTCCAACGTCCACCGGCTCGCCCAGATCTCCGTCGAGATCATCGACCAGTGCGTGGCCCAGGGCGTGCCCTTCGCCCGCGAGTACGGCGGCCTGCTCGACACCCGCTCCTTCGGGGGCGTCCAGGTGTCGCGCACGTTCTACGCCCGCGGCCAGACGGGCCAGCAGCTGCTGCTCGGCGCGTATCAGGCACTGAGCAGGCAGATCGCCGCGGGGAACGTCGAGATGCACCCGCGTACCGAGATGCTCGACCTGATCGTCGTCGACGGCAAGGCGCGCGGGATCGTGGCCCGGGACCTCATCACCGGCCGCATCGACACGTACTTCGCGGACGCCGTCGTACTCGCGAGCGGCGGCTACGGCAACGTCTTCTACCTGTCGACGAACGCCATGAACTCCAACGCCACCGCGATCTGGCGGGCCCACCGGCGCGGCGCCTACTTCGCCAACCCCTGTTTCACGCAGATCCACCCCACGTGCATCCCGCGCACCGGCGACCACCAGTCCAAGCTGACGCTGATGAGCGAATCGCTGCGCAACGACGGCCGGATCTGGGTACCGAAGGCCAAGGGCGACGACCGTCCCGCGAACAAGATCCCCGAGGACGAGCGCGACTACTACCTGGAGCGCATCTACCCGTCCTTCGGCAACCTCGTGCCCCGCGACATCGCCTCCCGCGCCGCGAAGAACGTGTGCGACGAGGGCAGGGGCGTCGGGCCCGGCGGGCAGGGCGTGTACCTGGACTTCGCCGACGCCGTCGAGCGGATGGGCCGCAAGGCCGTCGAGGCCAAGTACGGCAACCTCTTCGACATGTACCAGCGGATCACCGACGAGGATCCGTACCGGGTGCCGATGCGGATCTACCCGGCCGTGCACTACACGATGGGCGGCCTGTGGGTCGACTACGACCTGCAGACCACCGTCCCCGGCCTGTTCGCGATCGGCGAGGCCAACTTCTCCGACCACGGGGCGAACCGGCTCGGTGCCTCGGCCCTGATGCAGGGCCTGGCCGACGGCTACTTCGTGCTGCCGGCCACCATCAACGACTACCTCGCCCGCAACCCGCACCACGAGGCGGTCACCGACGAGCATCCCGTCGTGCAGGAAGTACTGGCCGAGACGCAGGACCGGCTCAACCTGCTGCTGGCCGTGGACGGCGACCGTACGCCGGACTCCTTCCACCGTGAACTCGGCGAACTGATGTGGGAGTTCTGCGGGATGGCCCGCACCGACTCCGGACTGCGCAAGGCCCTGGAACGCATCCCGCAGATCCGCGAGGAGTTCTGGCGGCGGATCAAGGTGCCGGGCACCGGCGAGGAGTTCAACCAGTCGCTGGAGAAGGCCAACCGAGTCGTCGACTACCTGGAGCTCGCCGAGCTCATGTGCCTCGACGCGCTGGACCGCAGCGAGTCCTGCGGCGGCCACTTCCGCGAGGAGTCGCAGACGCCGGACGGCGAGGCCGCCCGCAAGGACGACGAGTTCGCCTACGCGGCGGCCTGGGAGTTCACCGACACGGGCACCGCTCCCGTGCTGCACAAGGAAGACCTGGTCTTCGAGTACGTCCACCCCACCCAGCGGAGCTACGCATGA
- a CDS encoding succinate dehydrogenase, with amino-acid sequence MARTVWDSTVGKKTVMAVSGLIMLLYLVAHMIGNLKIYFGAGEFNEYGHWLRTVGEPFMHYEWTLWLIRVVLLVAVVAHATSAYQLSRRDIRARPTKYVHKKPRASYATRTMRWGGIILGLFIVWHVLDLTTGTVHSGGFQQGHPYQNVVDTFSTWYGNVIYIVAMLALGLHIRHGFWSAAQTLGAGSRTRDRALKATADTLALLLTVGFIAVPVGVMTGLVS; translated from the coding sequence ATGGCACGCACAGTGTGGGACTCGACCGTCGGCAAGAAGACCGTGATGGCGGTCAGCGGGCTGATCATGCTGCTGTACCTGGTGGCCCATATGATCGGCAACCTCAAGATCTACTTCGGCGCGGGCGAGTTCAACGAGTACGGCCACTGGCTGCGCACGGTCGGCGAACCGTTCATGCACTACGAGTGGACGCTCTGGCTGATCCGCGTCGTGCTGCTCGTCGCCGTCGTCGCCCACGCCACGTCGGCGTACCAGCTCAGCCGCCGCGACATCAGGGCGCGCCCCACCAAGTACGTGCACAAGAAGCCGCGCGCCTCCTACGCGACGCGGACCATGCGCTGGGGCGGGATCATCCTCGGCCTGTTCATCGTCTGGCACGTCCTCGACCTGACGACCGGCACCGTGCATTCCGGCGGCTTCCAGCAGGGCCACCCGTACCAGAACGTCGTGGACACCTTCTCCACCTGGTACGGCAACGTCATCTACATCGTCGCGATGCTCGCCCTCGGCCTGCACATCCGGCACGGCTTCTGGAGCGCCGCCCAGACCCTCGGCGCCGGCAGCCGCACCCGCGACCGCGCCCTGAAGGCCACGGCCGACACCCTCGCGCTGCTGCTCACGGTCGGTTTCATCGCCGTGCCCGTGGGCGTCATGACCGGATTGGTGAGCTGA
- a CDS encoding LysR family transcriptional regulator, with protein MQFQQLQYFVAVAETRHFTRAADLVHVAQPSLSQQIKSLERELGADLFLRARGNITLTDAGEALLPLARRILADADTARYEVQELVQLRRGRVRLGATPSLCTGLLPDVLRAFHDRYPGIQLLIEEGGSHDLIRELARGALDLALVVLPLPPASPALTTVELLREDLVVVSSPEAPRPGGGRRTVRIADLEGERLVMFRHGYDLRELTVAACRAEGFEPDFAVEGGEMDAVLGFVRAGLGMAVVPRMVAARSGRGLRVTPLTRPGLHRTIALAHRSDVAPPRAARELQRMLLER; from the coding sequence ATGCAGTTCCAGCAGCTTCAGTACTTCGTGGCGGTCGCCGAGACCCGGCACTTCACCCGGGCCGCCGACCTGGTTCATGTCGCGCAGCCCTCGCTGTCGCAGCAGATCAAGTCGCTTGAGCGGGAGTTGGGCGCGGACCTGTTCCTGCGGGCGCGCGGCAACATCACGCTGACGGACGCCGGGGAGGCCCTGCTGCCGCTGGCCCGGCGCATCCTGGCCGACGCGGACACCGCACGGTACGAGGTGCAGGAACTGGTGCAGCTGCGCCGGGGGCGGGTCCGGCTGGGCGCGACGCCGAGCCTGTGCACGGGCCTGCTCCCGGATGTGCTGCGCGCCTTCCACGACCGCTATCCCGGCATCCAGCTGCTGATCGAGGAGGGCGGCTCGCACGACCTGATCCGGGAGCTGGCCCGCGGCGCCCTCGACCTGGCCCTGGTGGTCCTGCCCCTGCCGCCGGCGTCCCCCGCGCTGACCACGGTGGAGCTGCTGCGCGAGGACCTGGTGGTCGTCTCCTCGCCGGAGGCGCCCCGCCCCGGTGGCGGCCGGCGCACCGTGCGCATCGCCGACCTGGAGGGCGAGCGCCTGGTGATGTTCCGGCACGGCTACGACCTGCGTGAGCTGACGGTGGCCGCCTGCCGTGCAGAGGGCTTCGAGCCGGACTTCGCGGTCGAGGGCGGGGAGATGGACGCGGTGCTGGGGTTCGTGCGGGCGGGGCTGGGGATGGCCGTCGTACCGCGCATGGTGGCGGCCCGGTCGGGCCGGGGGCTGCGGGTCACCCCGCTGACCCGGCCCGGACTGCACCGCACGATCGCGCTGGCGCACCGCAGCGACGTGGCTCCGCCGCGGGCCGCGCGGGAGTTGCAGCGGATGCTGCTGGAGCGGTGA
- a CDS encoding SDR family oxidoreductase translates to MSYVVLVTGASSGFGALTARALADAGHTVYAGMRQTTGRNAPAVADAQAYADRHGVALRAVELDVSGQESVDAAVAQVTAEAGRIDVVVHNAGHMVLGPAESFTPEQIAEIYDTNVLSTQRVNRAVLPQMRGRRDGLLLWVGSSSTYGGTPPYLGPYFGAKAAMDHLAKSYAVELSRFGIDTAIVVPGSFTSGTNHFAHAMHPEDTATAEAYDAFYAGLMDDVGKALAALAPADADVMEVARAIVRIVGTPKGERPFRVTIDPADDGSERVSDVADGVRADFYERIGMPDLLTPRTAG, encoded by the coding sequence ATGTCCTACGTCGTCCTCGTCACGGGTGCCTCCAGCGGCTTCGGCGCCCTGACCGCCCGCGCCCTCGCCGACGCCGGACACACGGTCTACGCCGGGATGCGGCAGACGACCGGCCGCAACGCCCCCGCCGTCGCGGACGCGCAGGCCTATGCCGACCGGCACGGCGTGGCTCTGCGTGCCGTCGAACTCGACGTCTCCGGCCAGGAGTCCGTGGACGCCGCGGTCGCGCAGGTCACCGCCGAGGCGGGGCGGATCGACGTCGTCGTCCACAACGCCGGGCACATGGTCCTCGGCCCGGCCGAGTCGTTCACGCCGGAGCAGATCGCCGAGATCTACGACACCAACGTGCTGTCCACGCAGCGCGTCAACCGGGCCGTGCTGCCGCAGATGCGGGGCCGACGGGACGGTCTGCTGCTGTGGGTGGGGTCGTCCAGCACCTACGGCGGCACCCCGCCGTACCTCGGTCCCTACTTCGGCGCGAAGGCCGCCATGGACCACCTGGCCAAGAGCTACGCGGTCGAGCTGAGCCGCTTCGGCATCGACACGGCCATCGTGGTCCCCGGCTCCTTCACCTCGGGCACCAATCACTTCGCCCACGCGATGCACCCTGAGGACACGGCCACCGCCGAGGCGTACGACGCCTTCTACGCGGGCCTGATGGACGACGTCGGCAAGGCCCTGGCCGCCCTGGCACCCGCCGACGCCGACGTCATGGAGGTGGCCCGAGCCATCGTCCGTATCGTCGGCACACCGAAGGGCGAGCGGCCCTTCCGGGTCACCATCGACCCGGCCGACGACGGTTCGGAGCGGGTCAGCGACGTCGCCGACGGCGTCCGCGCCGACTTCTACGAGCGCATCGGCATGCCGGACCTGCTCACGCCCCGCACGGCCGGCTGA
- a CDS encoding putative bifunctional diguanylate cyclase/phosphodiesterase, translating to MSAGPDGPEDRLRRFATIWSRAVFPVTSTSSTRPELEEQLLPLARRLSEALRSRTFEADEGKAVGAALVAAHCTDPEALSRSLDCVDAYLVLYCGTDGDQEDQRARSSRLQHAMAAGFALALRERTLAEQEAISAAALKAQGVVAQALHATEARFRAVFEGAAIGIGIADLDGNVLQVNGALLRMFGLSEQSMQGRKVMEWTHPEDAPQTWKLYEELVRGEREHYHVEKAFYRPDGTVLWTNLTVSLLRDADGEPQYQLALMEDTTERRLLNLRLRYEATHDALTGLPNRTFFFERLEKALGAGQGQRFGLCYLDLDGFKTVNDSLGHAAGDRMLVEVADRLQSCATAPGEMVARLGGDEFVALTTGPDTEREVDELAARIMNALIAPISVDGRELTVRGSIGIVEGPAGERSPAEVLRSADITMYRAKSAGGNRFELADPEADARAITRHGLTTALPTALDRGEFFIEYQPLVHLGDGSVRGAEALVRWLHPQHGVLGPDRFIPLAEHTGLIVPLGRWVLEQSVRQAREWRERNVDAGPLRINVNLSPCQLTHPGLVQDTVDILERAGVAPDALCLEVTESALIGADDDLLKPLRRLAEMGVDIALDDFGTGYSNLANLRRLPVSILKLDRSFTQSMQQFPADPVDLKIVEGIVSLAHSLSLTVTVEGVETGAQAEQLRILGCDTAQGWYYARPGPPDRLHELALVDATG from the coding sequence GTGAGCGCGGGGCCGGACGGGCCGGAGGACAGACTGCGCCGGTTCGCGACGATCTGGAGCCGGGCGGTCTTCCCGGTGACCTCGACGTCGTCGACCCGGCCGGAGCTCGAGGAGCAACTGCTGCCGCTGGCCCGGCGGTTGAGCGAGGCGCTCAGGTCCAGGACCTTCGAGGCCGACGAGGGCAAGGCGGTCGGCGCCGCGCTCGTCGCCGCGCACTGCACCGACCCCGAGGCGCTCAGCCGCTCCCTGGACTGCGTCGACGCCTACCTCGTGCTGTACTGCGGCACCGACGGCGACCAGGAGGACCAGCGGGCCCGCTCGTCCCGGCTCCAGCACGCCATGGCCGCCGGGTTCGCCCTGGCGCTGCGCGAGCGGACGCTGGCCGAGCAGGAGGCGATCTCCGCGGCCGCCCTCAAGGCACAGGGCGTGGTCGCGCAGGCCCTGCACGCCACCGAGGCCCGCTTCCGCGCGGTCTTCGAGGGCGCCGCCATAGGAATCGGCATCGCCGACCTGGACGGCAACGTCCTGCAGGTCAACGGCGCGCTGCTGCGGATGTTCGGCCTGTCCGAGCAGTCCATGCAGGGCCGCAAGGTCATGGAGTGGACCCACCCCGAGGACGCGCCGCAGACCTGGAAGCTCTACGAGGAACTCGTCCGCGGAGAGCGCGAGCACTACCACGTCGAGAAGGCGTTCTACCGTCCCGACGGAACTGTCCTGTGGACCAACCTCACGGTCTCCCTGCTGCGAGACGCCGACGGCGAACCGCAGTACCAGCTGGCCCTGATGGAGGACACCACCGAGCGCCGCCTGCTCAATCTGCGGCTGCGCTACGAGGCCACCCACGACGCACTCACCGGCCTGCCCAACCGCACCTTCTTCTTCGAGCGCCTGGAGAAGGCACTGGGCGCCGGGCAAGGCCAGCGGTTCGGCCTGTGCTACCTCGACCTGGACGGCTTCAAGACCGTCAACGACAGCCTCGGCCACGCCGCCGGCGACCGGATGCTCGTCGAGGTCGCCGACCGGCTGCAGTCCTGCGCCACCGCGCCCGGCGAGATGGTCGCCCGGCTCGGTGGCGACGAGTTCGTGGCGCTGACCACCGGCCCCGACACCGAGCGCGAGGTCGACGAGCTCGCGGCCCGGATCATGAACGCGCTGATCGCGCCGATCAGCGTCGACGGCAGGGAGCTGACCGTGCGCGGCAGCATCGGCATCGTCGAGGGCCCGGCCGGGGAGCGCAGCCCGGCGGAGGTGCTGCGCAGCGCCGACATCACGATGTACCGGGCCAAGTCGGCGGGCGGCAACCGCTTCGAGCTCGCCGACCCGGAGGCCGACGCCCGCGCCATCACCCGGCACGGGCTGACCACGGCGCTGCCGACGGCCCTGGACCGGGGCGAGTTCTTCATCGAGTACCAGCCGCTGGTCCACCTCGGCGACGGCAGTGTGCGCGGCGCCGAGGCCCTGGTGCGCTGGCTGCATCCGCAGCACGGCGTCCTCGGCCCGGACCGGTTCATCCCGCTCGCCGAGCACACCGGGCTCATCGTTCCGCTGGGCCGCTGGGTCCTGGAGCAGTCGGTGCGCCAGGCACGCGAGTGGCGGGAACGCAACGTCGACGCGGGCCCGCTCCGCATCAACGTCAACCTCTCGCCCTGCCAGCTCACCCACCCCGGGCTGGTGCAGGACACGGTGGACATCCTGGAGCGCGCGGGCGTGGCACCCGACGCGCTCTGCCTGGAGGTCACCGAGTCGGCGTTGATCGGCGCCGACGACGATCTGCTCAAGCCCCTGCGGCGCCTCGCCGAGATGGGCGTCGACATCGCCCTGGACGACTTCGGCACCGGCTACTCCAACCTCGCCAACCTGCGCCGGCTGCCGGTGAGCATCCTCAAGCTGGACCGCTCCTTCACGCAGAGCATGCAGCAGTTCCCGGCCGACCCCGTCGACCTCAAGATCGTCGAGGGCATCGTCTCCCTGGCCCACAGCCTGAGCCTGACCGTGACCGTGGAGGGCGTGGAGACCGGCGCCCAGGCCGAACAACTGCGCATACTCGGCTGCGACACGGCCCAGGGCTGGTACTACGCCCGCCCGGGCCCACCGGACCGACTCCACGAACTGGCACTGGTGGACGCCACGGGCTGA
- a CDS encoding SAM-dependent methyltransferase translates to MERPAWAPRSIDISVPSVSRIYDYYLGGSHNFEVDRDAARKAMEFMPGLPKIMQANRAFMRRAVRFAVDEGITQFLDIGSGIPTFGNVHEVAQAAVPGARVVYVDHDPVAVAHSQAVLDGNDAADIVAADLLKPQEILGSSEVQRLIDLNRPVALLLVAILHFVEDEDDPYAVVAELRDALAPGSMLVLTHASYEGIPLPEERAKGTVDVYKDIRNPLIMRSREAIARFFEGYDMVEPGLVPMPLWRPDTAPDDEDPYAFSGFAGVGRTA, encoded by the coding sequence ATGGAGCGTCCCGCCTGGGCCCCTCGGAGCATCGACATCTCGGTGCCCAGTGTCTCGCGAATCTACGACTACTACCTGGGCGGTTCGCACAACTTCGAGGTCGACCGGGACGCCGCCCGCAAGGCCATGGAGTTCATGCCGGGGCTCCCCAAGATCATGCAGGCCAACCGGGCGTTCATGCGCCGCGCGGTGCGCTTCGCGGTCGACGAGGGCATCACCCAGTTCCTGGACATCGGCTCCGGCATCCCGACGTTCGGCAACGTCCACGAGGTGGCCCAGGCCGCCGTCCCCGGCGCCCGCGTGGTGTACGTCGACCACGACCCGGTCGCCGTCGCCCACAGCCAGGCGGTCCTCGACGGCAACGACGCCGCGGACATCGTCGCCGCGGACCTGCTCAAGCCGCAGGAGATCCTGGGCAGTTCCGAGGTCCAGCGCCTCATCGACCTGAACCGGCCGGTGGCGCTGCTGCTCGTTGCCATACTGCACTTCGTGGAGGACGAGGACGACCCGTACGCCGTGGTGGCCGAGCTGCGTGACGCGCTCGCGCCCGGCAGCATGCTGGTGCTCACGCATGCCTCGTACGAGGGAATCCCGCTGCCCGAGGAGCGGGCCAAGGGCACCGTGGACGTGTACAAGGACATTCGCAACCCGCTGATCATGCGCTCGCGCGAGGCCATCGCGCGGTTCTTCGAGGGGTACGACATGGTGGAACCCGGACTGGTGCCGATGCCGCTCTGGCGGCCGGACACCGCCCCGGACGACGAGGATCCGTATGCCTTCTCCGGCTTCGCCGGCGTGGGACGTACGGCGTGA